TGAGCACCGCGCGCGATATTCCCATAAGCAAAAGGCGCACGAAAGCTCTGGATAAACCTACAAAAAAACATTTTTATTTTTTGAAAGAGGCTTCACAAAATATCAGTCACGCTATAAAATAGGAATATTAAACAAAGGATTTATCACTATATTGGTCTGTAAATATTATTAAGTTGCATTACGGAAAAACGCTAAACCACACGAAAGTGCGGGACGGAAAGCCAAGGGTCTAAACTCGAAAGAGCACGACAGCCGGTTGCCCAGCACAACTGAATAATGTAATTACAGTTGTCTTACGGCACACGATTGTTCAAAGTCCAGTCCCGGTTTACCGCCAGCAGGCGATAGGCTGGGGCTTTGCATTGAAAGAGAGGGTGTTTTTATGTTTAAAACGGTAAGAAAACTTGAATGGGCTGCGATATTGGTGATTTTGACAATCGCGATGTGCGTCTTAGCTTGGGCAGGTACTGAAAACGGTGATATAAAATTAGCCGCGTATTATTCCAAATACGCAAAAGAGACAATGACCCCCTCCGATTTGACAGTCGATCTTTCTATAATCGTTAACGGAGAGAAAATCATCACAGCCCAAAATGGCGCAAATACCATAAACCTTACTGGAAAAATTGGAACAAATCTTGACACCTTAGCTAAGACTGGGTTTTATATCTACGGTACTTCCGGCGATCATAGCGGAGACAGCAGTCTCGCTGTCAATATGGACAATACGGCTCAGATTTTCTCTACGGGCCTCATACAATTCTATGCTGGTGGCAAAGCAAATACGATAACAGGCAATTCAACTTTGGATTTTTATTCATCTCCGAAGGCAACACTCTATATCGCAGGAGACCCGGCTTCTTCACAGAAATCGCTGATTCTTTCCGGAGGAACAGACGCAGGCACGGTCAAAGGCAACGCTAAGATAACGCTGAACGGAAGCCTTGGATATGATGAGACAATATCTCCGGACGAATATGGAGACAGAGTCCAGTATGTTAAAATCACGGCGGCCGGCAAAACCAATGCCGACAACGAGAGTGTCTCCGTAGAAGGCGACAGCACCGTTGTATATAACGCTGATTTTAGCGCAGGCAACTATGCTGGCAACGTCACAGGCTTATATGCTGGGCCTCTTCTTCACGGAACAAACTCGCGCGGGATAACAAAAGGCAAGGTCGAAATAATTATTGACGACCCGAAAGCCTACATAGGCCAAATATGGGTTGCCGGCGGAGATATAGGCGCAAGCTGCGACTTACAGATTGGCTCCACGTCGCTGCTATTCAAACAGGGAATTTTAGGCAATTCGATACACGGCGGTGCGGCAAGCTGGGGCAATGACAGCAGAACAGTGATAAGCGGCGACGTCAAGATAGAACTTAAAAAGGTATCCGCAAACCATAATCCCGACAGTCCTACCCGCATATTTGGCGGCGGCGTAGTCTATGGCGCACGAGCCTCGCATTTGATAAACGGCGGTGTGGACATCGCTGTAGAAGGTAATTCCGGCATAAATAGTTTATTCGCCGGAGGAGAAAGTAGGGCGAAGGGTGCCATCTCAAATATAGGCGGAAACACAACAATCACCATCATTGGAGATTCCGGCATCAACGCGTTTAACAAAGAAACTTATATTGGAGCAGGCGGAGTCATTATGTCACGCGATCTGACAGGGAGCTCCGCTATAGTCAAAGGAAACGCCGCTGTTACATTACAAAATATTTCAGCTTCAACATTTACTGGTACAATCTCCGGACAGGGCGCGGAATGGAACTCATCAAAACCTATAATCACCGCCTTAAATTATAAATCAGTACAAGGAAGATCATCGCTGATTTTGGACAACGTGACGGGAGATTTTGACGGGAAAATCATAAGCTTTGACAAACTGCTCCTCAGCGGCGATACATCGCTTTCCGTAGGCGCGGCTAGTTGTGACGTGAACCAATTCTCTTCAATAGAAGTCGCAGCGCCGCTTGCTTCAAGGGTGACGAAAGCGCTGACGCTCCGCGGCTATACCGGCGAGCCTCCTTCCGCACCCCCAATTGTGCCGGCAGGTTTTTACGCAGAATGGGAAAAAAACGGCACGAATCTAACACTTGAAGTTCACCCTGAAACTATAACCATAAGTAACAGCACTACTATAGAGTCGCTAAAGCTGCGTGCGACAGATAAGCTCATCGTCAAAGACGGCGCAAAGCTCGTCATAAGCGGCGACCTTGACGCGGGCGGCGCCGACATTGCGCTTGAAGGCTCCGGCAGCGTCGAAGTGAGCGGAAAAGCCGTCGGCGCGCCGAAACTTACAGTCACGGGCACAAATTCCATCAACGTCAAAGCAGGGGCGGGAAGCACTATGAGCTTCACGGGAGCTTCTGTCAACGGCAGAGCCGTCGAAAGAACGCTTTCCATCAACGCGGACGGCGGATATGCCGCGGCGCGCAGCCTCCGGCTCCTGCCGGATGCACTTACGCTCATATCAGGCGCCCAGACGCGCCTTAACGCCGTCATAGAGCCGGCAGACGAAGGCATCCCAGTCACATGGAGCGTAAGCGGCGCGGGCGTTGCCGAGGTGAGCGCCGACGCAGCAATAGCCCATCTGACGGCGGCGGCCGAAGGAACGGCCCTCGTCACAGCGGCCGCCGACGGATACACGGCCTCCTGCGTCGTCACAGTGCTGCCAGTCAAGGCGGACAGGATAAAACTCTCAACCACCGAACACGCGCTCGTAGCAGGAGAGAAATTCACGCTTCAAGCGGAAGTGCTGCCGGAAAAAGCCAAAGATAAAGAGGTCGTCTGGTCCAGCGGCAGCCCCGGCACGGCCACGGTAGACGCGCGGGGCGAAGTGACCGCCGTAGCCGCGGGGACGGCCGCAATAACCGCAGCGGCCCGTGACGGCGGCGCAAAAGCCCTCTGCATCGTCACGGTCGTACCGGCTGCGATCTCCGTCTCCTCCGTCACGGTGAACCCGAGCTACATAAAAATATACGTCGGAGAGACAAAGGACGCAAAGGCGGAGATATATCCCGCAAACGCGACTGACAGGATCATCGCATGGAGCGCCGACAGCAGCAGCGTATCCGTAGACCAAACGGGACGTATAACGGCGCTTGCCGCCGGACGCGCCACAGTGACGGCGGCCGCCGGAGGAAAAAGCGGCGCCGTGGAAGTGATAACGGAGACGCGCGCTGTCGCCGCAAGCGGCATAAGCATAAGCGCCGAAAGCCTGACGCTCTACACAGGCCAGAACGGCGCAGTCGCCGCCTCAGTGCTCCCTGCAAGCGCCGCGGACAAAAACATCTCATGGACGCTCGATAAAAACGATATAATCGCACAGGCAGGCGCATCAGATGGAACTTACAGCTTCACAGCGCTTAAGGCGGGCACGGTGACGCTGACGGCAAGCCATGGCGCGTACAGCAAGAGCTGTACCGTCACTGTAGCCGACAAGCCGCGGGAAACAATAAGGGCCGAAAAATTTGAGCTTTCCGCCATCTCCGTGAAACTGGGAACATCGTCCGTCACAAAACTCACCGCTAAACTGACGCCGCCCTCCGCAAACGGGACGATCATTTGGGAGACGACAAGCGGCGACATTGCAGCCGTGCAAAGCTCCTCTGCGGGGGAGGCTGTCATAAAAGCCGGTGCAAAGCCTGGCATAGCGAACATCACTGCCACCTTTAAGGGAATAGGCAAAGAGACGATAACAGCCGCCTGCGCCGTCACTGTGGAAGACCTCACCGCGCCGGTAAAGGCCTCAGTAACGACCGAAGAAAGCAAAACCCTCGCGGCAAACAACACCGTGACTGCAACGACTGTAATGACGACAAAACAAGGCGACATAAAAGATGAATTTGTAGAAACGGCCGAAAACGGGACTTACGTAGTAAAAGAGGCGTTAATAAAACAACTCTCCGAGGCAAACAGCGGCGCGGAGACGACGGCCGCCCCGGCTATCGCGGCCGTCATACCAGCAGCCGCAGCAGACGCGCCGAAGCTTGCGGTAATAAGCCTGCTCACGACAGGAGCGTCTCTGCCGAGAGCGGCAAATGTAGGCGGCCTTTCGATATTCAAACTCTGCACGGACGGAAGCTTTGTAAAATTTAAAAAAGCGGACAAAGTGACGGAGATGAAGAACGGCACATGGCTCATCAAAAAAGCATACGACACGCAGGCGCTTGCGGACGACGCCGTGATAGACGCGGCCCAGACCTATGAGATAAACATCGCCGTCGTCGATAACGACCCGATGTACGACCACGACCCGACGCCGGGACGCATAGTGGACCCGACCTTCTTCTCGTCCGTCCGCGAAACGCCAAAGCCCCCCACACCCGACCCCGACCCGACACCGGATCCAACGCCCGACCCGACACCGGATCCAACGCCCGACCCGACGCCCACGCCCGGCTCGTCTTCAGGCGGCTGCAACACAGGCGTTGGGCTGATAACCGTGGCCGCCGCCCTTATTGCCTCCGTCAAACAAAAGAAGCAAAAACCGTCGCGCCCTGTGACGAAAGAGTAGCACGAGGGGCCGCCCGCAACCGAACGCCGCGTTGGAAGACAAGAAATCTTCCGACGCGGTTTTTACGTGGTTTGCGGACTTTCAGCGATTTTTACATACCTAATTTAAAGATTTAAATTGAAATATCTAAACAAACGGCGTAAAATAGAAACCGCAATTTATCAGTTCCAACTTTTAACCGTATATAAGATGATGCACGCAGATTTTGACGTATTGATATATTATTGTAGGTGGATTGATCGTGTCTCGTACAAATTTCAGCCGTACCGCAGCGTACAACATTACAGCCGTGGTCTTTTGCATCTTACTGGCCGGCATCTTTGTATGGTATCAGCACTCCCTGAACGCCGCTCTGAAAGAGGCGGCCGCCTCGGATCTAAAGCTTTATGCTCAAAGTTCGTCAAACGAAATAAAATACAGACTGACGCGCATACAGGACAACCTCAGCATCATAGCCGACCTCGCCGCCAACTACAAAGACCTCCACTCAAAAGAACTCATGACGATCCTCGCGAAATATTCCGCGCAGATGCCCTTCGCCTATCTCACCGTGGCGCTGCCGAACGGAGATGCGCTCACAAGCACGGGAAAGCGCGTCGACGTCGAGGGCAGAAATTATTTCCACCTTGCAATGGCGGGGACGCCAAACATCGCGGGGCCGCTCAAATCGCGAATTTCCTTTAAAGACGTCATACTATTTGCCACGCCCATAAAAAGAAACGGCGCCGTCATAGGCGTGCTGTATGCCACCTTTACGCACAAAGGCTTCCAGCGCGCCTTCAACATCACAATGCAGGAAGAAAAAGGCTACTTATATATCGTGGACGAAAGAGGCCGCGTACTGCTCGCGCCCACCGGCAAAAAAGCGGGCACCTTCATCTCCGCGCGAAACATGCTCACCCTCGAAGTACTCGCGCAGGTACGCAAAGCCGACCCGGACGGCAAAAACATCGCGGAAGAATTTCTCCAAAACGACAGCGGCTACATGATGTACTCCTTTGCCGGCGAGCAGCGCATTCTCTACTATGCAAAGCTCGGCGTAAGCGACTGGCATCTTGTCACAGTGATGCCCGTTCCCGTGCTTTTTGACCGACTCAGCGCCTTCATCAACATCGCCTTCCACTTCGGGATGCTGATAATCCTGCTCTTTTGCGCAGGCGGCATAGCCATTTTTTACCTTCTGCGCGGCCAGATACGCGAAACAAACTCCGCGAAAGAACGGCTCAAAACCCTCACCTCAAACATCCCCGGCGGCGTCTCCTGCTGTCTGCCGACCGCGCCATACGAGATAACCGAGATAAGCGACGGCTATCTGGACCTGCTCCAGTGCCCGCGCGACAAATTCCCGGAGCTTTACAAAAACTGCTTCATCGAGACGGTGCACCCAGACGACCGCGACGCCGTGATGCGCGAAATAGCGGAACAGGCGGCGAGCGGCGACACGATGTCGCTTGAATACCGCGTCGTCACCGCAGGCGGAGGCACTAAATGGGTCATCGACAAGGGACGTCCCGGCACGGACACCCTCGGGCGCGACTGTTTCTACTGCGTAGTGCTCGACAACACTCAGGCCAAAATATACGCTGATTCTTTGGCGCTTTCAGAGGAACGTTACAGAGTAGTGACGGAGACGGCCGACGAATGTCTTTTCGATTGGAACGTATCGACCGACGACGTATATTTTTCACAGTCCTACGAAAAACGTTTCGGCCAGAGCCGGATATACAGGCTCATCCACAGCGACGACATGCAGATATACACCGACTTTGTAAACACGCTGCTTTCTGGCGCGCCCGGGATGCACTCGGCGCAGCTTCGCCTGAAAGACAAAAACGGCCTCTATATATGGAACAGCGCCCAGGCCGCAGCCATAACAGACGCAAGCGGCGTCGTGCGGCGAATAGTCGGCATCCTAAAAGACATCAACGCGCAGGTGCAGGAGCATGAGAAACTGCTGATGCGCGCCCAGTGCGACGGCCTCACCAACCTCTACGACAAAGGCGCGACAAACTCGCTCATCGCGGAGTTCCTTGACGGCACGCCGCGTGACGCAAAACACGCCGTCTTCATCTGCGACGTCGACAATTTTAAAATAGCAAACGACACCTATGGACATTTCTTCGGCGACACCGTGCTGGTAGACATAGCAAAGAGCCTGCGCGCCATCTTCCGCAGCTCCGACATAGTCGGCCGCATAGGCGGCGACG
This window of the Cloacibacillus sp. genome carries:
- a CDS encoding diguanylate cyclase translates to MSRTNFSRTAAYNITAVVFCILLAGIFVWYQHSLNAALKEAAASDLKLYAQSSSNEIKYRLTRIQDNLSIIADLAANYKDLHSKELMTILAKYSAQMPFAYLTVALPNGDALTSTGKRVDVEGRNYFHLAMAGTPNIAGPLKSRISFKDVILFATPIKRNGAVIGVLYATFTHKGFQRAFNITMQEEKGYLYIVDERGRVLLAPTGKKAGTFISARNMLTLEVLAQVRKADPDGKNIAEEFLQNDSGYMMYSFAGEQRILYYAKLGVSDWHLVTVMPVPVLFDRLSAFINIAFHFGMLIILLFCAGGIAIFYLLRGQIRETNSAKERLKTLTSNIPGGVSCCLPTAPYEITEISDGYLDLLQCPRDKFPELYKNCFIETVHPDDRDAVMREIAEQAASGDTMSLEYRVVTAGGGTKWVIDKGRPGTDTLGRDCFYCVVLDNTQAKIYADSLALSEERYRVVTETADECLFDWNVSTDDVYFSQSYEKRFGQSRIYRLIHSDDMQIYTDFVNTLLSGAPGMHSAQLRLKDKNGLYIWNSAQAAAITDASGVVRRIVGILKDINAQVQEHEKLLMRAQCDGLTNLYDKGATNSLIAEFLDGTPRDAKHAVFICDVDNFKIANDTYGHFFGDTVLVDIAKSLRAIFRSSDIVGRIGGDEFMILMKNIPDDKLIALKGLEILDAFRQKYDGFTTSGSVGVAVFAEDGTTLEELYRNADAALYKAKSAGKNRFVRFCAEPQEQSE
- a CDS encoding Ig-like domain-containing protein, with product MFKTVRKLEWAAILVILTIAMCVLAWAGTENGDIKLAAYYSKYAKETMTPSDLTVDLSIIVNGEKIITAQNGANTINLTGKIGTNLDTLAKTGFYIYGTSGDHSGDSSLAVNMDNTAQIFSTGLIQFYAGGKANTITGNSTLDFYSSPKATLYIAGDPASSQKSLILSGGTDAGTVKGNAKITLNGSLGYDETISPDEYGDRVQYVKITAAGKTNADNESVSVEGDSTVVYNADFSAGNYAGNVTGLYAGPLLHGTNSRGITKGKVEIIIDDPKAYIGQIWVAGGDIGASCDLQIGSTSLLFKQGILGNSIHGGAASWGNDSRTVISGDVKIELKKVSANHNPDSPTRIFGGGVVYGARASHLINGGVDIAVEGNSGINSLFAGGESRAKGAISNIGGNTTITIIGDSGINAFNKETYIGAGGVIMSRDLTGSSAIVKGNAAVTLQNISASTFTGTISGQGAEWNSSKPIITALNYKSVQGRSSLILDNVTGDFDGKIISFDKLLLSGDTSLSVGAASCDVNQFSSIEVAAPLASRVTKALTLRGYTGEPPSAPPIVPAGFYAEWEKNGTNLTLEVHPETITISNSTTIESLKLRATDKLIVKDGAKLVISGDLDAGGADIALEGSGSVEVSGKAVGAPKLTVTGTNSINVKAGAGSTMSFTGASVNGRAVERTLSINADGGYAAARSLRLLPDALTLISGAQTRLNAVIEPADEGIPVTWSVSGAGVAEVSADAAIAHLTAAAEGTALVTAAADGYTASCVVTVLPVKADRIKLSTTEHALVAGEKFTLQAEVLPEKAKDKEVVWSSGSPGTATVDARGEVTAVAAGTAAITAAARDGGAKALCIVTVVPAAISVSSVTVNPSYIKIYVGETKDAKAEIYPANATDRIIAWSADSSSVSVDQTGRITALAAGRATVTAAAGGKSGAVEVITETRAVAASGISISAESLTLYTGQNGAVAASVLPASAADKNISWTLDKNDIIAQAGASDGTYSFTALKAGTVTLTASHGAYSKSCTVTVADKPRETIRAEKFELSAISVKLGTSSVTKLTAKLTPPSANGTIIWETTSGDIAAVQSSSAGEAVIKAGAKPGIANITATFKGIGKETITAACAVTVEDLTAPVKASVTTEESKTLAANNTVTATTVMTTKQGDIKDEFVETAENGTYVVKEALIKQLSEANSGAETTAAPAIAAVIPAAAADAPKLAVISLLTTGASLPRAANVGGLSIFKLCTDGSFVKFKKADKVTEMKNGTWLIKKAYDTQALADDAVIDAAQTYEINIAVVDNDPMYDHDPTPGRIVDPTFFSSVRETPKPPTPDPDPTPDPTPDPTPDPTPDPTPTPGSSSGGCNTGVGLITVAAALIASVKQKKQKPSRPVTKE